A stretch of DNA from Microbacterium sp. LWS13-1.2:
CGATGAGCGCGTACGACACGCCGGCGCGGGGACCGGCCAGCACGCCCGCTTCGACGCGGACACCGGCATCCCGGCCGGTCTTGTTGATGAAGAGGAGACCGTGCTCATCGTTCTCGTGCGAGAACGGGTCGAGGCCGGTCGCCGATGCCACGAGGGAGAGGTCGTGGTTGAGGCTCAGCCACTCGGCCACCTGCGCGCTCACGCTCGGCGAGACGACCTGCGAATTGACGAGAGCGGCAAAGACCTCGGCGAGCTCGCGGGCCGAGCCCAGTGCGAAGTGCGGGGCGTCGTCGGGGCCGCGCTCGTCGCGGAAGCGGTCGAGGAGCGCGGAGCGCGACAGCCCCAGGTCTTCGATGCGGGCGCGCACCGCCGGCAGGCCGACCCGCCGCAGCAGCGCGTTGGCGGCCATGGCGTCACCCGTCGAGGCGGTGAGCACCGCGAGGTCGGACAGCGGCAGAGCGGGCGCCTTCAGGTGCTGCCACACGCCCCCGACGCCGACAGGCTCGAGCTGCGCACGGTCGATGATCTCGAGCGGCTCGAGCCGCCCGGACTCGAACGCCGCGGCCACCTCGATGAGCAGCGGCACCACGCCGAGCCCCGCCACCGGCAGGGTGACGAAGTCATCGCCCGAGAGCACGGACGTGCCGCGGTCGAGATCGGTGATCCGCACCGAGATCTTGGCGCCCGATGCGGCGAGATCGTCGAGCGCCTTCAGCGTCGACGTGAACGAACGACGTCCGGCAGCCGCCCTCTTCGGCAGCCGCCGGCCGGTGCTCCGTCGCGCCCCCCGCAGCGACTCGGCGTCCCTTCTGGGCTCGATGCCCACGGAGTTTCCCTCCCGTTGATGTTGTTGCGGGGCGAACGGGCCGCATGCGGCCCGGCCATCACCAGATGGTGACGCGCTCGTCCTCGTCGAGCCAGAGAGCATCCGACGGCGTCACTCCGAATGCATCGTAGAACGCGTCGACGTTGCGGACGATCTGATTGCACCGGAACTCGTTGGGCGAGTGCGGGTCGATCGTCAGCAGGCGGATGGTCTCGGCATCCCGCCCCTTCTGCTGCCAGATCTGTCCCCAGCTGAGCAGCAGTCGCTGGATGCCGGTGAAACCGTCCAGCTCGGGCGCGTCGGCATCGCCCAGCGACAGGGCGTAGGCCCTGATCGCGATGCCGAGACCGCCGAGGTCTCCGATGTTCTCGCCGATCGTGAGCGCGCCGTTGACGGTGTTCTCGGGCGCGAGGCCCTGCGGCACGAGGGAGTCGAACTGGGCGATGAGGTTCTTGGTGCGCTCCTCGAACGCCGCGCGGTCGTCGTTGGTCCACCAGTCCCGCAGCGACCCGTCGCCGTCGAAGCGGCTGCCCTGGTCGTCGAAGCCGTGGCCGATCTCGTGGCCGATGACCGCGCCGATGCCGCCGTAGTTGGCCGCGGCGTCGCGCTCGGCGTCGAAGAAGGGGTACTGGAGGATCGCCGCCGGGAACACGATCTCGTTCATCAGCGGGTTGTAGTACGCGTTGACGGTCTGCGGCGTCATGAACCACTCGTCGCGGTCGATCGGCTGGCCGACCTTGGCGAGCTGGCGGTCGTGCTCCCACACGTGGGCGCGGCGGACGTTGCCGACGAGGTCCTCGGCGTCGATCTCGAGCGCCGAGTAGTCCTTCCACTTCACCGGGTACCCGATCTTCGGGGTGAAGGCGTCGAGCTTGGCGAGCGCGCGCTCGCGGGTCTCGGGCGTCATCCACTCGAGCTCGGAGATCGACTGGCGGTAGGCCTCGATGAGGTTGGCCACCAGCTCGTCCATCGCGACCTTCGAGGCCGGCGGGAAGTGGCGCTCGACGTAGACACGGCCGATCGCCTCGCCCATCGCGGCCTCGGTGAGGCTGACGCCGCGCTTCCACCGCTCGCGGTTGACCGGCACGCCGGTGAGCTGCGTGCCGTAGAAGCCGAAGTTCTCGGCGACGAACTCGTCCGACAGGAACGGCGCCGCCGAGTGCACGACGGTGAACCGCAGCCATGCCTTCCAGTCGTCGAGGCGTTCCTCGACGAGCAGGGCGCCGAGGCCCTCGAAGAAGCTCGGCTGATACACGTTGATCTCGGCGAACGCATCGGCGTGGTCGGCGGCCGCGCCCTCGCGCCACGGCGTCAGGTCGACGCCGACGAGCGCCTGCACCTCGTCCCACGTCTTGAGGTTGTAGGTCTTGACCGCGTCGCGGCTCGCGACGTTGTCCCAGTGGTGCGTGGCGATCTCGGTCTCGATCGCGACGATGCGATCGGCGGATGCCTCGGCCTCGGCCACGCCGGCGAGCTCCAGGATCCGCTGCACGTGCGCGCGGAAGGCGATGCGGGTCTCCTGAAAGTTGTCGAGGCGGTAGTAGCTCTCGTCCGGCAGCGAGAGGCCGCCCTGGATAAAGAACGGCACGTAGCGCTCGGGGTTGCCCGGGTCGGGCTCGATGTAGAGGTGGATGAGCGCCGCGATGCCTTCGCGCTCGAACTCGCCGATCGTGCGGAGGAAGCCGGGGATGTCGACGACCGCGTCGACACGCGCCAGCACGTCGGCGAGGGGTGCCGCACCCTGCGCCTCGATGCGCTCGGTGTCCATGAAGCTCGTGTAGAGGTCGCCGATCTTGCGCGCCTCGGTGCCGGGCTCGGCCTGCTGCGACTCCTCGACGATCGCGTGCACGTCCTTCTCGGCCTGCTCCGCGATGAGGTGGAACGAGCCCCACCTCGCCTTGTCCTCGGGGATCTCGGTCCGATCGAGCCACGAGCCGTTGACGTGGCGGAACAGGTCGTCCTGAGGGCGGATCTCGGCGCTGAGTTCCTCGAGCGCGAGACCGGAGCGGGGGGCATCGGTCATGCGTTCCAGGGTAACCGCCCCCAGGTGTGCGAATCCTCGGCGAGGCATCGATCCGAGGCTGTGACCGCATTGTGATGATGACGGATGCCGAGGGCCGGCGTCGGAGCGTGCGGCCGGCGTCGGCGGCGCCTCCTAGGCTCGGAGGGTGACGACCGACACCCTGAATCGCGACATCCTGCGGCTCGCGGTGCCGGCGCTCGGCGCCCTGATCGCCGAGCCGCTGTTCCTGATCGTCGACTCCGCCCTCGTCGGGCACCTCGGTGTCGAGCCGCTCGCCGGACTCGGCATCGCCTCCGCGGTGCTGCAGACCATCGTCGGTCTGATGGTCTTCCTCGCCTACTCGACGACGCCGGCCGTCGCGCGCCGGTTCGGCGCGGGCGACGCGTCCCGCGCCGTGTCGGTCGGCATCGACGGCATGTGGCTCGCCCTCGGCATCGGCGCGGTGCTGGCGCTCGTCGGCTATGCGGCCACGCCTGCGCTCGTCGGGCTCTTCGGCGCGACGCCCGAGGTCGCCCAGCAGGCCGAGATCTACCTGGGCATCTCGATGTGGGGCCTGCCCGCCATGCTGGTCGTCTTCGCCGCGACCGGGCTCCTGCGCGGCATGCAGGACACGGTGACGCCGTTGTGGATCGCGGGGCTCGGCTTCGGCGCCAACGCCGTCCTCAACTGGGCGTTCATCTACGGCTTCGGGTGGGGCATCGCCGGCTCCGCCGTCGGCACCGTCCTCGCCCAGTGGGGCATGGTCGCCGCGTACGCGGTCGTCGTGGGGCGGCTCGCGCGCCGGCACGAGGCATCCATCCGCCCGCAGCGCGAGGGAGTGCGCGGCTCGGCGCGGTCGGGCGGCTGGCTGTTCCTCCGCACGGTGTCGCTGCGGGTCGCGCTGCTCGCGACCGTGGCGGTCGCGACGGGCCTCGGCACGGTCGAGCTGGCTGGCTGGCAGGTCGCGTTCACCATCTTCTCCACCGCCGCGTTCGCGCTCGATGCGCTCGCCATCGCGGCCCAGGCACTCATCGGCAAGGGACTCGGCGCCGAGGAGACCGGGCTCGTCCGCCGTGTGCTCGGCCGCACGGTGGCGTGGGGCGCCTGGTTCGGCGTGATCACCGGAGCACTGATCGGCGCACTGTCGGGCGTCATCGGGCTGCTGTTCACCGGCGACCCCGGCATCGCCGCGCTGGTGCAGCCGGCGCTCATCGTGCTCGCCGTCGCCCAGCCCGTCTGCGGCGTGGTGTTCGTGCTCGATGGCGTGCTCATCGGCGCCGGCGACGCGAAGTACCTCGCCCTCGTCGGGGTGCTCAACCTGGTGCCGTTCGTCCCCGCGCTGGTGCTCGTGGCGGTGCTGCATCCGGTCGGTGCGGCGGGGCTCACCTGGCTCGCGGTGTCGTTCTTCGGCGTCTACATGCTCGCGCGCCTGATCACCCTCGGCTGGCGCGTGCGCGGATCCGCCTGGCTGACCGCGGGCGCCTGACGCCGGCACCCTTCCTCCGGACGGACGGTATCAGCGCCGCCGCTGACGGCTCCTTGCTCGCATGGCGCGCACGCGGCGACGCCAGGAGGAGCCGACATGTCCGAGACCGGCGCATTCGCGTTCACCGTCCACCCCCGCGCACGTCTGCGCGAGGATCTCGCGCGCGCCTGGCGGCCGCTCGGGCTCGTGCCCGAGCGCGTCTACGACACGGCCCTGCGCCGCCTGCCGCTCCCGCCGGTCACCATGGCGGGCGTGCAGATCGGCGGGGAGCGCGTCGGCCACGTCGTGCTGGTCCCGTTCGGCGCCCGCCACCTGCTGTCGGACATCGAGGAGGGGCGGCGCCGCGTGAGTCGTGCGGTGGACCGCGCCGCGGCTCTCGGCGCCGACGTCGTCGGGCTGGGGGCACTCACCGCGACGGTCACCGCCGGCGGCCTCACGCTGCGCGAGCGCACCGACATCGCCGTGACGAACGGGAACGCCTTCACGGCGGCGATCGTGGAGGATCAGATCCGGATGCTGCTGCCTCACGTCTCCTCGCGGACGACGCGGCCGCACGTGGCCATCGTCGGCGCGACCGGCAGCGTCGGCACGGCGGTCACGAAGCTGCTCGCCCGCGACAGCGCCGGCGCCCGGCTGACGCTCATCGCGCGCACGGAGGGGCGGCTCAAGGCGCTCGCCGCCGCGATCGCCGGCGACGTGGACGTCGACGTCGCCCAGACGATCGACGCGGTCCGCGATGCCGACCTCGTCGTGCTGCTCACCGCATCCGCCGACACGCTCCTGGGTCCGGAGCACCTGGCATCGGGTGCGGTGGTGCTCGACGCCACGCAGCCGCGCAACACGTTGCCCGCTCTCGCATCGGCCCGGCCCGATGTGCTCGTCGTCGACGGCGGCATCGTCTCGATCCCGAGCCTCCGCCTCACCGGCGGCGAGATCGGCCTGCCGGACGGCCGCTCGTACGCCTGCTTCGCCGAGACGGCGATCCTCGCGCTCTCCGGCCACTCCGGCCATTTCTCGCTGGGCAATCCGACACTCGAGCAGGTCGATGCCGTCCGCGAGCGGGCCCGCGGCCTGGCTCGCCTCGGATTCCACGCCGCCGAGCCGACGAGCTTCGGCAGACCCGTCGCACTCGAGTCGCACTCGGCGGTGATCGCATGACCCGTGTGGTGCTCCTCGGCGGCGGCTACGTGACGCTGCACGCCTATGCGACGCTCGTGCGGCGCCGTGCGCGCGACGTCCGCCGCGGCGACCTCGAGATCGTCGTGATCTCGGCCGATCACGCGCACCGGTTCCACGGCTTCACGGGTGAGCTCGTCGCCGGGATGATCGACTCCGACCGCGTCGCCACTCCCCTCGCGGAGGCGATGCCGCTTGCCCGCATCATCGGCGGCCGGGCCCTGAGCATCGACACCGTCCACCAATCGGTGTCGTACCGGTGCGGCGAGAACCCGGTCGAGGCGCTGACCTACGATCACCTCGTGGTGGGCACCGGAGCGAAGGAACCGGCGTCGGAGGTCGCCGGGCTCGAGCAGTACGGCCGCACGCTGCGGGGCCCTGACGAGATCGCCGCACTCGCCGACCATCTCGGGACGGTTCCGGGATCGCCCGTCGTCGTGGCCGGGGGCGGGATCGCGGGCGCCGAGCTCGCCGCGGCCATCGCCGACCGCGGGCATCCGGTCACCCTCGTGCACTCAGGGAACCGGATCCTCGGCGAGTGGTCCGATCAGCCGGGGCTAGTAGCGCGTGCAGAGAAGGAGCTCGACCGCCTGGGCGTACGGGTGATGCCGGGCGCGCGTCTCACCGAGGTCACGCCGACGACCGCGGTGCTGTTCGACGGCACGACCCTCACCACGGCGACCGTCGTCGCGGCGACCGGGCAACGTCCCGTGTACCTCCCGGGGCTCGATCCGTGGCGAGACGAGCGCGGACGACTGCGGACGGGACGCACGCTCGCCGTCAGGTATGGCGTGTGGGCAGCCGGCGACGGTGCACGCGTGGAGCACCCCAGGAACCGGGAACCCGTGCCGGCCAACGCGCTGTGGGCCATCAAGGGCGGCGACCACATCGGCCGCGCGATCGCACGGCGACTGAGCGGAAAGACGCCCCGGGCCTTCACGTATCGAGGGCTGGGCCGCGCGGCCTCGTTCGGCTACGGCCGGGGCATCTCGGAGCTGTACGGCGTGCCGTTCACCGGTGCGCTCGCGTGGCTGCTGCGGCTGGTGTTCTTCCTGCGCTTCATGCCCTCGCGGGCTCGCGCGGCCGGGGTCGTGTCCGACCTCGCGCGCTTCGCCGTCACCCCGCGCCGCGGACGCGTGCGCGCCGTTCAGGTCGGGACGCGGTCGGCCTCACGCCCCGCCGTGAGCACCGAGGCGGCGTGAGTGCCGCGGGTCACGCCCAGCGACGGCACCACTCGTACATGACGACGGCCGCGGCGGCGCTCGCGTTCATCGACCGGGTCGAGCCGTACTGCTGGATCTGGACGGTGGCGGATGCCGCGGCCAGCGCCTCGGGCGAGAGCCCCGGGCCCTCCTGACCGAACAGCAGCACGCACGCCTCCGGCAGATCGGCCGCCGGGAGGGGCTTCGACCCCTCGACGTTGTCGATCGCGATCACCGGCAAGGATGCGGCATCCGCCCACTGCACGAACGCCTCGACCGTCTCGTGGTGGCGCACGTGCTGATAGCGGTCGGTGACCATGGCCCCTCGACGGTTCCACCGGCGCTTGCCGATAATGTGCACCTCGGCGGCCAGGAACGCGTTGGCGCTGCGCACGATCGAGCCGATGTTCATGTCGTGCTGCCAGTTCTCGATTGCGACGTGGAACGCGTGCCGGCGCATGTCGAGGTCGGCGACGATGGCGTCCATCGTCCAGTAGCGGTAGGCGTCGACGACGTTTCGCGCGTCGCCGTGCGCCAGCAGCTCGGGGTCGTACCGCGGGTCGTCGGGCCACGCGTCGGGCCCGCCCGGCCAAGGGCCGACGCCCACCGGGAGCGTCGGTTCGGCCGGCTCGGCAGCGGGTTCCAGACCGGATCCCGGCCCGGGCTCGGGCGCGGAGTCGGGCCCGGGCTCGGGCGCGGAGTCGGGCGCGGTCGCGTCGGGCGGGGTCACCGGCCCAGGCTATCCGCGCCCGCCCCGCCGCGGCTTGATTCCGGTCGTTGAGCGAGCGAGGAACGTGGTCGTTGAGCGAGCTTGCGAGTCGAAGTGCAGAGACGAAACGCCTCAGACCTTCTCGCAAGCCCGAGGCGTTTCGTCTCGGTCGCCGGCGCTCCCTCGCTCAACGAGCGGAATCAGGCCGGTCACCGCGTTTCGTCTCGATCGCTGACGCTCCCTCGCTCAACGACGGGAACCGTCTTTTCGGTGCACCGAAAAACGGCTAGGGTTTCGGTGTGCCGAAAACTGCCGAAGCTGTCAGGATGCCGCCCGCCACCACCAGCCGCCGCTCGCTGCCCCGCCTGGCGTGGCTGATCGGTCCTGCGCTCGTGGCCGGCGTCGCGTATCTCGACCCCGGCAACGTGGCCAGCAACATGACGGCCGGCGCCCGCTACGGCTACCTGCTGGTCTGGGTGGTCGTGCTCGGCAACGTCATGGCCTGGCTCATCCAGTACCTCTCCGCCAAGCTCGGCATCGTCACGGGCAAGAGCCTGCCCGAGACCCTCGGCGGCCGCATCCGCTCGAAGTGGGGTCGCCGCGCCTACTGGCTGCAGGCCGAGCTGGTCGCGATGGCGACCGACATCGCCGAGGTGATCGGCGGCGCGGTCGCACTGAACCTGCTGTTCGGCATCCCGCTCCTGTGGGGCGGCGTGATCACCGGCACCGTGTCGATCGCGCTGCTGCTGATCCAGTCCCGCCGCGGCCCGCGGCCCTTCGAGTTCGTGATCATCGGGCTGCTCGCCATCATCGCGATCGGCTTCTCGTTCGGCGTCTTCGTCGCGCCGCCCGACGGCGCCAGCGTCGTGGCCGGTCTCGTGCCGCGCTTCGAGGGCACCGACTCCGTGCTGCTGGCAGCCTCGATCCTCGGCGCGACGATCATGCCGCACGCCATCTACGCGCACAGCGCGCTGGCACGCGACCGCTTCGCGCCCCGCGTCGCCTCCGCTCCGGCTCCGGCCACGCCGACGCCGGGCAACCTCCCGGGTTTGGGGCGCACGGCGTCTGTTTGGGGCGCACGGCGTGCGCCCCAAACGGACGGCGCGCGCCCCAAACCCGACACCGATACCAACACCGAACCCGACACCGCCATCGCCACGGGTCCTGCGGCTCCGCCCCCCTACGGGGCCGCGCTCAGCGACCGGTCCGCACCCGACGCGACGCTGGCCGAGCTGCGCGGCATCCCGACCCGGCGCCTGCTGCGCGCGACGAAGTGGGACGTCTCCATCGCGATGCTCATCGCCGGCACCGTGAACCTCTGCATCCTGCTGCTCGCCGCGGCGAACCTGGCCGGCGTGCCGGGCACCGACTCGCTCGAGGGCGCGTACGCCGCGCTCTATGCGGGGCTCGGTCCGCTGGTGGCGACGCTGTTCGCCGTCGGGCTGCTGGCGAGCGGGCTGGCGAGCACGTCGGTCGGCGCCTACGCCGGCGCCGAGATCATGCACGGTCTGCTGCACATCCGCGTGCCGCTCCTGGCCCGCCGCCTCGTGACCCTCATCCCGGCGCTCGTGATCCTCGCGATCGGCTTCGACCCGACGGTGGCGCTGGTACTGAGCCAGGTCGTGCTGTCTTTCGGCATCCCGTTCGCGCTGGTGCCGCTGGTGGCGCTGACCGCGAACCGCGAGATCCTCGGCGGGTTCCGCAACCGGGCGTGGACGACGATCGCCGGCATCGCGGCATCCGTGTTCCTCATCGCGCTCAACGGCGTGCTGCTCTTCCTCGTCCTATCGGGGGCGTGAGCCGCGACCTCGCGCCTGAAGCAGCACGAGGGAGCCCGGTACTCTGAATCCGTGGCCTCTCCTGCCGTCGACGACTACCTCAAGACGATCTACCACCACACCGAGTGGCAGGACGACCGCATCACGCCGTCGCAGCTGGCCGCCGAACTGGGACTCGCGCCGTCGAGCGTCACCGAGATGGTGCAGAAGCTCGCCGCGCAGGGGCTCGTCACCCACCGCCCGTACGGTCCCATCGCCCTGTCGGACGACGGCGAGCGCCGCGCGGCCACCATCATCCGCCGGCACCGGCTCATCGAGACGTGGCTCGTGCGGGAGTTCGGCTACGCCTGGGACGAGGTGCACGACGAGGCCGAGGTGCTGGAGCACGCCATCAGCGACCGGCTGCTCGAGGGCATCGACGAGCGCCTCGGACGGCCCCGCTTCGACCCCCACGGCGATGCGATCCCGGATGCCGCGGGCCACGTCCACCGTGAACCCTTCGTCGTGCTCGGCGGGGCGTCAGCCGGTCACACCGGTCGGGTGCTCCGCGTCAGCGACCGCGACCCCGAGCTGCTGCGGGCCGTCGAGTCGGCCGGCGTCGCGGTCGGCGCGACGGTGACGGTGACGTCCGCCGCAGCCCTGCGGATCGGTGAGGTCGAAGTGATCCTCCCCCGCGCCGCCGGCGACGCCGTATGGCTCAGCGTCGACCCCGAGGTCTGAGCGATCGCGCCCCCACCGGCAGCGCTGTTGCGTGGGATCCGGGGTCCGGGGTCGCTCGTGTCCCGGATTCCGCCCTTACTGCGCCGAGTCGCGCCGCATGCGGTGCCTGGACCAAGCGATGGTGGGACGTGCGGGCTGTGACGGTCAGCGCTCCGCGACCTCGAAGGACCAGTGCACGCCGGTGGCCGTCTCGGCCACGTCCCAGAGGCGTGCGCCCACCACGGGATCACGGGTGATTTTGGCGGCCTTCTGCCGACGCGGCTCGCCGCGCGAGCCGGTGCGCGGTCCCCAGAACTCCCCGCCCTCGATCTCGGGGTCGGTGAGCGCCCGCACGAGCGACCAGGCGCCGCGCTCCTTGGACTGCGCGATGGCGGCCTGCAGGTTGTCGCGGAACCGCTTGGCGCGCGAGGGTTCGTTGACCCCGACGATGCCGGGCGTCCGGCCGCCGGTCGAGTAGCCCGGGTGGGCGACGACGCTCGCCACGGGAACGCCCGCTGCGCGCAGGCGCCGGTCGGCCTCGAAGCCCAGCGCGGCCGTGGCGACCTTCGACTGGACGTACGCGCGCCACGCGGTGTAGCCGTCGGCCAGCTGCGGGTCGACCGGGTCGTAGGGCGTGAGCGACGTCGACATGCTGCCGAGCCACACCATCCGGCCCGAGGCGTCCGCCAGCGCGGTCAGCAGCTCGCCGGCGAGCGCGTAGTGGCCGAGGGCATTCGTCGCGAACACGACCTCGTTGCCGTCGATCGTGGTCTCGCGGGTCTTCGGGGGGTGGACGATGCCAGCGTTCAGCAGGACGCCGTCCAGGCCGCCCTTGCCGCGCACGCTCGCGGCCGCCGAGCGCACCGATGCGAGGTTGCTGGTGTCGAGGATGAGCGGCTCGGTCGCATCGGTCGCGGCATCCGGAACCCGTCGGCGGATCGCCGCGCGCGCGGCCGACAGCCGGTTCGGATGGCGCGCCGACATGAGCACCTGTGCGCCCGCGCGCACCAGCTGCTCCGACGCGAAGTAGCCGAGGCCGGCGTTGGATCCGGTCACGAGGTACACGCGTCCGGAGAGGTCGGGAAGGCTCCGGGGGTCCCACGTCACGGCTTCGACCCTACGCCCGCGCGCCACTTAGTCTGGACGCATGCGCACGCGGTCCGACATCGAATGCTGGCTCACCGACATGGACGGCGTGCTGGTGCATGAGAACACCCCCGTTCCCGGGGCCTCCGCACTGCTGCAGCAGTGGCGCGACCAGGGCGTGCCCTTCCTCGTGCTGACCAACAACTCCATCTTCACGCCGCGGGATCTGTCGGCGCGGCTGCGCGCTTCGGGGCTCATCGTTCCGGAGGAATCGATCTGGACCTCCGCGCTCGCGACCGCCGACTTCCTGCGCTCGCAGATGCCCGGCGGCACGGCGTTCGTCATCGGCGAGGCCGGCCTCACAACAGCCCTTCACGAGGCCGGCTTCATCATGACCGAGACGAACCCCGACTACGTCGTCGTCGGCGAGACCCGCAACTACTCCTTCGAGGCGATCACCAAGGCGATCCGCTTCCTCGGCGCCGGCGCCCGCTTCATCGCGACCAATCCCGACGCGACCGGCCCGTCCACCGAGGGCGTGCTGCCCGCGACCGGCGCCATCTCGGCCCTCATCACGAAGGCGACCGGCATGGAGCCGTACGTCGTCGGCAAGCCGAACCCCATGATGTTCCGCTCCGCGCTCAACCGCATCGGCGCGCACTCCGAGAACACCGGCATGATCGGCGACCGCATGGACACCGACGTCGTCGCCGGCATCGAGGCGGGCCTGCACACCGTGCTGGTGCTCACCGGAATCAGCGACGCGGCCGAGATCGCGCGCTACCCGTTCCGCCCCGACGAGGTGCTCGACTCGGTCGCCGACCTCCTCGACCTCGAGCCCGTCGAGTCCGAGGACCCCGAGCTGCTGTAGGCCCCGAGCGGCGGCAGCCCCAACTTCTGCTCTGACGCGCCGGCCGCGGCATCCGTCGGTCGCAGTTGAGGTGCCGCGCGTCCTCAGATGAGGAAACATGCCGAAATGCGGAGCGAACGGCCTGTTGAGCGCCTCATCTCGGCTCACGTCCTCAGTTGAGGAGCGGATGCCGCAGCCCTCCTCTACGCCAGCTCGAGACCCGCGCGCAGTTCCGCGTCCAGCACGAGGTCCGCCCCGTCCAGGCGCGTGCGCACCTCGGGGTCGAGCACCAGGTCTGCCGCGGCGAGCGCCTCTTCGAGCTGGGCGACGCTCGAGATGCCGACCACCGGGATCACCGGCACCGGCCCCCCGAGCAGCCACGCGAGCGCGACCTGGTTGGGGGGCGCGCCGATCTCGGCGGCGACGTCGTGCAGCACGCGCACACGCTCACGGTTCGACGCGTGGCGCATCGGCGCCCACAGCGGCTTGTCGTCGCGCGTGAACGCCCCCTGGTGCAGCGGCGAGTATGCGGTGACGGTGAGCGGCGGGCGGCTGTCGACGCCCGCGGCGGCGCCTGCGCCTGCCCCTGCCCCGGCGCCTGCGCCTGCGCCTGCCCCGGCGCCTGCCCCTGCCCCGGCGCCTGCGCCTGCGCCTGCGCCTGCGGCCAGCGAATCGACGTAGTCCAGAAGCTCGACCGACACGTCGTTCGTGCGCCCGGCTGCCGGGCTCGGGTAGACGTAGCTGTAGCCCTGCTGCACTACACCGTACGGGTCGACGCCCTGGCGCAGCGCCTCCTCGCGCGCTTCGACGAGACGCCAGAGCGCGACGTTCGAGATGCCCGCGATGCCGACGAGTCCCTCGCGCTGCAGCTGCCCGAAGGCGGCGACGGTCTCTGCGATCGGCGTCTCGCGGTCGTCGACGTGCCCGTACAGCACGTCGAGGTGGTCGATGCCGAGGTGCTGCAGGCTGAGGCGCGCCTCGCGCGCGACGACCTCGGCCGAGAGTCCCTGGAAGTTCGTCGGCTCGACGGTCTGCAGCGGCAGTGCGGGGTCCTTCTTCGCAGCACCGAGCTTGGTGGCCAGGCGCACGTCGCCGAGGCCGCCGCGGCGGCGGATCCACTCCCCGAGCACGTCCTCGCTGTCGCGGCCGTGGCCGCCGACCCAGACGCTGTAATTGTTCGCGGTGTCGACGAAGGTGCCGCCCGCGTCGGCGAACCGGTCGAGGATGGCGAGGGATGTCGCGGTGTCGGTGCGTGTGCCGAAGAACATGGTGCCGAGGCACAGGGTCGAGACCTCGAAAGAAGTCGACCCGTTGGAGATGGTGCGGTACTGCATGGCGTTCCCTTTCCTGAGTTGGTGGGGGTGCTCCCATCGTGAGACCTGAGCGGTCTGGGAGTACGATCCGATTCCATGGCAGAAGTCCAGACCAATCCGGTCGCGTGGGAGACCCTGCTCGATCTCTCGGCCTACGACGGTCCCCGCCACGTCCGGCTCGAGCTGGCGGTGCGGGATGCCGTGGCCACCGGCAGGCTGCCCGCCGGCGCGGCGCTTCCCCCCAGCCGGCTGCTCGCGGCATCTCTGGGCGTCTCGCGGTGGGTGGTGACCGAGGTGTACGGGCGTCTCACCGCCGAGGGCATCCTCGACGCCCGCACCGGTTCGGGCACCAGAGTCGCGACGCGCATCAGCGTCGCGGCGACACGTCGCGAGCCCCCGCCCGTCGCGCCGCAGCGGCGGCCGCGCTTCGACCTCGCGCCGGGCGTTCCCGACCTGCGGCACGCGCCGCGCGCGCTGTGGTTGCGCGCCCTGAGCGAGGCGCTGGCCGACACTCCCGACGCCGAGCTGTTCCGGCTCGACGGCGACGTCCCGTCTGCCCGCGGCGCGCTCGCCGCATACCTGTCGCGCGCGCGCTTCGCGAGGGCGGATGCCGACGCCGTCGTCGTCACGCACGGCGCCGCCGACGGCATGCGGCGACTGGCCCGCGCGCTCCGCGGGCTGGGACACCGCGCCCTCCTCGTCGAGGATCCGTCATGGCAGCGCATGCGGCAGGTCGCTGCGGCCGAGGGCCTCGGCTCCGTGCCCGTCCGCGTCGACGAGCACGGCGTCGACGTCGACGCGCTGCTGGCGGCATCCGTCCGCACCGGCGCG
This window harbors:
- a CDS encoding serine hydrolase — translated: MEPRRDAESLRGARRSTGRRLPKRAAAGRRSFTSTLKALDDLAASGAKISVRITDLDRGTSVLSGDDFVTLPVAGLGVVPLLIEVAAAFESGRLEPLEIIDRAQLEPVGVGGVWQHLKAPALPLSDLAVLTASTGDAMAANALLRRVGLPAVRARIEDLGLSRSALLDRFRDERGPDDAPHFALGSARELAEVFAALVNSQVVSPSVSAQVAEWLSLNHDLSLVASATGLDPFSHENDEHGLLFINKTGRDAGVRVEAGVLAGPRAGVSYALIVCFDDLSISHRLRAHEAFRVLGTDLMEYVF
- a CDS encoding M13-type metalloendopeptidase encodes the protein MTDAPRSGLALEELSAEIRPQDDLFRHVNGSWLDRTEIPEDKARWGSFHLIAEQAEKDVHAIVEESQQAEPGTEARKIGDLYTSFMDTERIEAQGAAPLADVLARVDAVVDIPGFLRTIGEFEREGIAALIHLYIEPDPGNPERYVPFFIQGGLSLPDESYYRLDNFQETRIAFRAHVQRILELAGVAEAEASADRIVAIETEIATHHWDNVASRDAVKTYNLKTWDEVQALVGVDLTPWREGAAADHADAFAEINVYQPSFFEGLGALLVEERLDDWKAWLRFTVVHSAAPFLSDEFVAENFGFYGTQLTGVPVNRERWKRGVSLTEAAMGEAIGRVYVERHFPPASKVAMDELVANLIEAYRQSISELEWMTPETRERALAKLDAFTPKIGYPVKWKDYSALEIDAEDLVGNVRRAHVWEHDRQLAKVGQPIDRDEWFMTPQTVNAYYNPLMNEIVFPAAILQYPFFDAERDAAANYGGIGAVIGHEIGHGFDDQGSRFDGDGSLRDWWTNDDRAAFEERTKNLIAQFDSLVPQGLAPENTVNGALTIGENIGDLGGLGIAIRAYALSLGDADAPELDGFTGIQRLLLSWGQIWQQKGRDAETIRLLTIDPHSPNEFRCNQIVRNVDAFYDAFGVTPSDALWLDEDERVTIW
- a CDS encoding MATE family efflux transporter — translated: MTTDTLNRDILRLAVPALGALIAEPLFLIVDSALVGHLGVEPLAGLGIASAVLQTIVGLMVFLAYSTTPAVARRFGAGDASRAVSVGIDGMWLALGIGAVLALVGYAATPALVGLFGATPEVAQQAEIYLGISMWGLPAMLVVFAATGLLRGMQDTVTPLWIAGLGFGANAVLNWAFIYGFGWGIAGSAVGTVLAQWGMVAAYAVVVGRLARRHEASIRPQREGVRGSARSGGWLFLRTVSLRVALLATVAVATGLGTVELAGWQVAFTIFSTAAFALDALAIAAQALIGKGLGAEETGLVRRVLGRTVAWGAWFGVITGALIGALSGVIGLLFTGDPGIAALVQPALIVLAVAQPVCGVVFVLDGVLIGAGDAKYLALVGVLNLVPFVPALVLVAVLHPVGAAGLTWLAVSFFGVYMLARLITLGWRVRGSAWLTAGA
- a CDS encoding NAD(P)H-binding protein, which produces MSETGAFAFTVHPRARLREDLARAWRPLGLVPERVYDTALRRLPLPPVTMAGVQIGGERVGHVVLVPFGARHLLSDIEEGRRRVSRAVDRAAALGADVVGLGALTATVTAGGLTLRERTDIAVTNGNAFTAAIVEDQIRMLLPHVSSRTTRPHVAIVGATGSVGTAVTKLLARDSAGARLTLIARTEGRLKALAAAIAGDVDVDVAQTIDAVRDADLVVLLTASADTLLGPEHLASGAVVLDATQPRNTLPALASARPDVLVVDGGIVSIPSLRLTGGEIGLPDGRSYACFAETAILALSGHSGHFSLGNPTLEQVDAVRERARGLARLGFHAAEPTSFGRPVALESHSAVIA